In Candidatus Desulfofervidus auxilii, one genomic interval encodes:
- a CDS encoding methyl-accepting chemotaxis protein has protein sequence MFHLVRKYLRVKILLALIVLVTLIMGVTIYMNIHSQEKTLFEKAHEFGLDIARLTYASIKRPMARGNSEMVEKQLMYIKESMEGVEAYICDFNKNIVYASQPKAINLSLSEFIFNEKAIKQLEKMLETGHAPSMAFEEKIGKQPGLTVLLPILNEKGCYHCHGSSRKVLGALVVKQSIAGIYNTIHSLRNQNLLIGVMGILALILLGSFFSVKWISKPTRELAEKTARVAKGDFSVSMTTDREDSIGILIKNFNIMTKKIKDQIEYANSLKFSISEPFFITDPNFTVTYMNKALEKLTGYSKSEVEGKKKCYEIIKSDFCETDCFFKKAVQSGETIIGKRGIVRQMDGKEVPVITSGAPLKDSTGKIWGGFHFIRDITMEVEAEKTIKEAAAREEAQRLYLEKRVEKLVELLGKIAKGDLTRRAEIEGKEDMMDRLAQHVNQMLDNMSNIIQQAKEEALAVAERASEISANNQDLSERTQKQAVSVEEVSASIQEMTAIINQNAKNTAKVNELAKWAVDAAKEGGKVAGDAISSMERIKETSNRITEIVNLVNDITFQTKLLSLNAAVEAARAGEQGKGFAVIAAEIKDLAIRSTEAAKDIQALIEESAVKVGEGISFVNSTSENLQKIIGHITKVSDVIAEITSASGQQTEGIEQINKTVMEINKVIQQNAAFVEELASASEKLADEAEVLLELTRGFITSEMSTKETQPRSLPEELVKKAEPKEEMGSGPPDLDLEDKFEEF, from the coding sequence ATGTTCCATTTAGTGAGAAAATATTTAAGGGTGAAAATTCTATTAGCCTTGATCGTGTTAGTAACCTTGATCATGGGTGTAACAATCTATATGAACATCCATAGTCAGGAGAAGACCCTATTTGAAAAAGCACATGAATTTGGTTTAGATATCGCTAGGCTCACTTATGCCAGTATTAAGAGGCCTATGGCTAGAGGAAATAGTGAAATGGTAGAGAAGCAACTAATGTATATAAAAGAGAGTATGGAAGGGGTAGAAGCCTATATTTGCGACTTTAATAAAAACATTGTCTATGCCAGTCAGCCAAAGGCCATTAACCTTTCGCTTTCTGAATTTATTTTTAATGAAAAGGCCATAAAACAGTTAGAAAAAATGCTTGAAACAGGACATGCGCCATCTATGGCCTTTGAGGAAAAGATAGGTAAACAACCTGGTCTTACAGTACTTTTGCCCATTTTAAATGAAAAGGGATGTTATCATTGTCATGGCAGTTCAAGAAAGGTCCTAGGTGCTTTGGTGGTAAAACAGTCTATTGCTGGTATTTATAATACCATCCACAGTTTAAGAAATCAGAATTTGTTAATTGGTGTTATGGGTATTTTGGCTCTTATTTTGCTTGGTTCCTTTTTTTCCGTGAAATGGATTTCTAAACCTACTAGAGAACTAGCTGAAAAGACAGCCCGGGTGGCTAAAGGCGATTTCTCTGTTTCTATGACTACCGATAGAGAAGACTCTATTGGTATTTTGATTAAGAATTTCAATATCATGACTAAAAAGATCAAGGATCAGATTGAATATGCTAATAGTCTAAAATTTAGTATCTCGGAACCTTTTTTTATTACAGACCCCAATTTTACTGTTACTTATATGAATAAAGCCTTAGAGAAATTGACAGGATACAGTAAGTCAGAAGTAGAAGGAAAAAAGAAATGCTATGAAATAATCAAAAGCGATTTCTGCGAAACCGATTGTTTTTTTAAAAAGGCTGTTCAAAGCGGGGAGACTATTATAGGCAAAAGGGGTATAGTAAGACAAATGGATGGCAAAGAAGTTCCTGTAATCACTAGTGGGGCACCTCTGAAAGATTCTACAGGTAAGATATGGGGTGGGTTCCATTTTATCAGAGATATTACTATGGAGGTAGAGGCTGAAAAGACTATAAAGGAAGCGGCTGCTAGAGAAGAAGCGCAAAGGCTTTATTTGGAAAAACGAGTGGAGAAATTGGTTGAGCTCTTGGGTAAGATAGCTAAAGGGGACTTAACAAGAAGGGCAGAAATAGAAGGTAAAGAAGATATGATGGATAGGCTAGCTCAACACGTTAACCAAATGCTAGATAATATGTCTAATATTATTCAACAAGCCAAGGAAGAAGCCTTAGCTGTAGCTGAAAGGGCATCTGAGATCTCGGCCAACAATCAAGACCTTTCCGAGCGGACACAAAAACAAGCAGTCTCAGTGGAGGAAGTGAGTGCGTCTATTCAAGAAATGACAGCTATCATAAATCAAAATGCAAAAAATACCGCTAAAGTTAATGAATTGGCAAAGTGGGCCGTAGATGCAGCTAAAGAAGGAGGTAAAGTAGCTGGGGATGCCATATCTTCTATGGAACGTATTAAGGAAACAAGTAATCGGATTACAGAGATTGTCAATTTAGTCAACGATATTACCTTCCAGACCAAACTTCTTTCTTTAAACGCCGCGGTGGAAGCTGCAAGGGCAGGAGAACAAGGGAAGGGATTTGCTGTTATTGCTGCAGAAATAAAGGATTTAGCTATCAGAAGTACAGAGGCAGCCAAGGATATTCAGGCCCTAATTGAAGAAAGTGCAGTCAAGGTGGGTGAAGGAATAAGCTTTGTTAACTCTACATCTGAGAATTTACAAAAAATTATTGGTCATATTACCAAAGTATCAGATGTCATAGCTGAAATTACTTCAGCAAGTGGACAACAAACAGAAGGAATTGAACAAATAAATAAAACGGTGATGGAGATAAATAAGGTAATACAACAAAATGCTGCCTTTGTGGAAGAACTTGCCTCGGCAAGTGAAAAACTAGCAGATGAAGCAGAAGTTTTATTAGAGTTGACTCGAGGATTTATTACCTCCGAAATGTCCACTAAAGAAACTCAGCCCCGGTCTTTGCCTGAAGAGTTAGTAAAAAAGGCTGAACCAAAAGAAGAAATGGGAAGTGGTCCTCCTGACTTAGATTTAGAAGATAAATTTGAGGAATTTTAA
- a CDS encoding cytochrome c family protein: MRNFVIIMFFIILSFPFSVSAEPMYVGSEACKECHEFEYQNFMRYAKKARSYEKIVRLKKGLTKEEFQRCFQCHTTGYGKPSGFVSVEKTPELKFPGCEVCHGPGSEHIESQSIEDIKKPTLKDCASCHVAERIEAFEYKPMLYGGAH; this comes from the coding sequence ATGAGAAATTTTGTGATAATAATGTTTTTTATTATTCTTAGCTTTCCTTTTTCAGTCTCAGCCGAGCCTATGTATGTGGGTTCTGAAGCATGTAAAGAATGCCATGAATTTGAATATCAAAACTTTATGCGCTATGCAAAGAAGGCAAGGTCTTATGAAAAAATAGTTAGACTAAAAAAAGGATTAACAAAAGAGGAATTCCAAAGGTGTTTTCAGTGTCATACTACTGGCTATGGGAAACCAAGCGGTTTTGTCAGTGTGGAAAAAACACCTGAACTAAAATTTCCTGGATGTGAGGTCTGTCATGGTCCTGGGAGTGAACATATAGAATCTCAATCTATTGAAGATATTAAAAAACCTACTCTTAAAGATTGTGCTTCTTGTCATGTAGCAGAAAGAATAGAGGCCTTTGAATATAAACCCATGCTTTATGGGGGTGCCCATTAA
- a CDS encoding chemotaxis protein CheA, producing MEKSELLDTYFAEAEELLTILENQLIALESNPQASEPLQEMFRAAHSLKGASAMMGFMHTSKFSHALEEVFDRLRKKELPVTKNLISLLLEAVDFLKTMQDNISAGKPECQSEEISEMQAKLKRFLGLTPEEPTKEAFLEPKRSMDSFFKISMKFREDLFNKGQDPLMLLLELDEWGEIIKVIPDISQLPEFDKIDMYKLYISWKLVFKTREPLSKIEDIFIFVKDENDIQIEDVTKEFKDGINLKDADKLLGELLLEEGAVSEKDIHTVIKEKGTKKVGEVLVEKGIVPPSEVEKVVEYQKKARVVHRRSTIRINLEKVDKVLDLVEEMTIALTQMDELVSKIGSSVRRKLEVALGDIHKICQQLEEHVMRMRMFPLEGTFYRLQRLIRDLAYEQKKRIRVVVSGADTELDKEMIEFISDPLKHLVRNAVDHGIELPQERTRLGKPSEGTIWLKGYQKEGKIYIEIKDDGRGLDKEAILQKALEQGLIKNGTTLSDEEIYELIFHPYMSTAKEVTEVSGRGVGLDVVKHNITKAGGRIKVFSEAGKGAAFVIELPLTLAIIDGTMVKTDGQIFTIPMDFIVEFFKPYPRHLKSVEEREELVNVRGEFLPLVRLDKVFNLRKDISQPQLVAILKGSKKFGLVIDEILGEQRVVIKSLEKNFRNIKGIAGATVLGDGSISLVIDIAGLEELAFS from the coding sequence ATGGAAAAATCTGAACTTCTAGATACATATTTTGCCGAAGCAGAAGAATTATTAACCATTTTAGAAAATCAATTGATTGCCTTAGAATCTAACCCACAAGCCTCTGAACCCCTCCAAGAAATGTTTCGGGCTGCCCATAGTCTAAAAGGGGCATCGGCTATGATGGGATTTATGCATACCAGCAAATTTAGTCATGCCTTAGAGGAAGTATTTGACAGGCTTCGTAAAAAGGAACTCCCGGTAACCAAAAACTTAATCTCCCTTCTTTTAGAAGCAGTAGACTTTCTGAAAACAATGCAGGATAATATCAGTGCAGGCAAACCTGAATGCCAGTCAGAAGAAATTTCAGAAATGCAAGCAAAACTGAAACGTTTCCTGGGACTGACCCCTGAAGAACCGACTAAAGAGGCCTTCTTAGAACCAAAAAGGTCAATGGATTCTTTTTTTAAAATTTCTATGAAATTCAGAGAGGATTTATTTAATAAAGGGCAAGACCCATTGATGTTATTACTAGAGTTAGATGAATGGGGTGAGATAATAAAGGTTATACCTGATATATCTCAGCTACCTGAATTTGATAAAATAGATATGTATAAGCTATATATTTCTTGGAAACTAGTGTTTAAGACCCGCGAACCCCTTTCTAAAATAGAGGATATTTTTATTTTTGTGAAAGACGAAAACGATATCCAAATTGAAGATGTTACCAAGGAATTCAAAGACGGGATCAACTTGAAGGATGCAGATAAGCTTCTTGGGGAATTACTGTTGGAAGAAGGAGCGGTTTCTGAAAAGGACATTCATACTGTGATAAAGGAAAAAGGGACAAAAAAAGTTGGAGAAGTTTTAGTTGAAAAAGGAATAGTACCTCCATCAGAAGTAGAAAAGGTAGTAGAATATCAGAAAAAGGCAAGGGTTGTCCACCGTCGTTCCACTATTCGCATAAATCTTGAAAAAGTGGATAAAGTTTTAGACCTTGTTGAAGAAATGACTATTGCCCTGACCCAAATGGATGAATTGGTGAGTAAAATAGGGTCATCTGTTAGGAGAAAACTTGAAGTAGCATTAGGAGATATTCATAAAATATGTCAACAATTGGAAGAGCATGTAATGAGAATGCGAATGTTCCCATTAGAGGGGACTTTTTATCGCCTTCAACGCTTGATACGTGATCTGGCCTATGAGCAAAAAAAACGCATTCGGGTAGTGGTATCAGGAGCAGATACAGAGCTTGACAAAGAAATGATTGAATTTATTAGTGATCCCCTAAAACACTTAGTAAGAAATGCAGTAGACCATGGGATAGAGTTACCTCAGGAAAGGACTCGTCTTGGAAAACCAAGTGAAGGAACTATTTGGCTTAAAGGCTATCAAAAAGAGGGTAAAATTTATATTGAGATTAAGGATGATGGAAGAGGTCTTGACAAGGAAGCTATTTTACAAAAAGCACTGGAGCAAGGTCTTATCAAGAATGGAACCACCCTTTCTGATGAAGAGATATATGAACTAATATTTCACCCTTATATGTCAACAGCCAAGGAAGTTACAGAGGTTTCAGGTAGAGGAGTGGGCCTAGATGTGGTCAAACACAATATTACTAAGGCAGGTGGTAGAATAAAAGTCTTTTCAGAAGCAGGAAAGGGCGCAGCCTTTGTTATTGAATTACCCCTTACCTTAGCCATCATTGATGGGACTATGGTAAAAACTGATGGGCAGATATTTACTATTCCTATGGATTTTATTGTGGAATTTTTTAAACCATATCCTCGTCATTTAAAAAGTGTTGAAGAACGTGAAGAATTAGTGAATGTGAGAGGAGAGTTTTTACCTTTGGTCAGGCTTGATAAGGTCTTTAACCTCAGGAAGGATATTTCCCAACCGCAATTAGTAGCCATCCTTAAAGGGAGTAAAAAATTTGGATTGGTCATTGATGAGATATTAGGAGAACAAAGAGTAGTGATAAAAAGTCTGGAAAAAAATTTTCGGAACATTAAGGGCATAGCAGGTGCTACTGTTTTGGGAGATGGTTCTATCTCATTAGTTATAGATATTGCAGGACTTGAAGAATTAGCCTTTAGCTAG
- a CDS encoding response regulator, with the protein MGSKRILIVDDSPTLRASLRLCLKKAGYDIIEAEDGLDGLKKLNRLKREGSRVSLIISDVVMPKMDGITFVKKVKKTAFCYTPIIILTSERDEAKKQEGRKAGAAGWLVKPFKPQQLLWVIKKFVR; encoded by the coding sequence ATGGGTTCTAAGCGTATACTTATTGTTGACGATTCTCCAACACTAAGGGCATCGCTTCGTCTTTGTTTGAAAAAAGCGGGCTATGATATAATTGAGGCGGAGGATGGACTTGATGGACTCAAAAAACTAAATCGTCTAAAGCGAGAAGGTTCACGCGTATCTTTGATTATTTCGGATGTTGTTATGCCCAAGATGGATGGTATTACCTTCGTTAAGAAAGTCAAAAAAACAGCATTTTGCTATACACCTATCATAATCCTGACTAGTGAGCGTGATGAGGCTAAAAAACAGGAGGGAAGGAAAGCTGGGGCAGCAGGGTGGTTGGTTAAACCCTTTAAACCGCAACAATTACTCTGGGTAATAAAAAAGTTTGTAAGATAA
- a CDS encoding STAS domain-containing protein → MFDVNVEEGVYKFSGEIDIYDLEDFHQILTELFPKEAIILDFGDVRSMDTAALQLLISFKKSLPKERKFKIAHFHPALEKMLTISGLSRYLN, encoded by the coding sequence ATGTTTGATGTCAATGTAGAGGAAGGGGTATATAAATTTTCTGGCGAGATTGATATTTATGATTTAGAGGATTTTCATCAAATTTTAACTGAACTTTTTCCTAAAGAAGCAATTATTCTTGATTTTGGGGATGTAAGAAGTATGGATACTGCTGCTCTCCAGCTGTTAATTTCGTTTAAAAAATCACTTCCTAAAGAGCGTAAGTTTAAAATCGCCCATTTTCATCCTGCATTAGAAAAAATGTTAACAATTTCTGGATTAAGCCGATATTTAAACTAA
- a CDS encoding transposase, whose translation MVDRAGRTPRAGLVLFGEFLHEFIKQCERQMPKGNLSAPASRQAGTGRKEDEWRPYENRHIAKTVHCMEKTNQAFRLIVVRRPYQPRLFGEEEIDLKERYKVIATNLDFESEEVVKWYDARGEYSENRIKELKIGFSMERMPSSYFKANAVFFRIGVLAYNLFRMFQLNILPKEYKKHQIKTIRWKLYNIAGRIVYHSRKIFLKVRNYAYSIFKEIRHKTWIFCCDSS comes from the coding sequence TTGGTAGACAGGGCAGGCAGGACTCCCAGAGCAGGTTTAGTTTTATTTGGTGAGTTTCTTCATGAGTTTATAAAGCAGTGTGAAAGGCAGATGCCTAAAGGCAACCTGTCTGCCCCTGCCAGCAGGCAGGCGGGGACAGGCAGGAAAGAAGATGAATGGAGGCCATACGAAAATAGACATATTGCCAAGACAGTCCATTGTATGGAAAAGACAAATCAGGCATTTAGGCTAATTGTGGTAAGAAGACCATATCAGCCAAGGCTATTTGGTGAAGAAGAAATTGATTTAAAGGAAAGATATAAAGTGATAGCAACAAACCTTGATTTTGAGTCAGAGGAAGTAGTCAAATGGTATGATGCTAGGGGAGAATATAGTGAAAATCGGATAAAGGAGCTAAAGATTGGATTTTCAATGGAAAGGATGCCTTCATCTTATTTTAAGGCAAATGCTGTATTTTTTAGGATAGGGGTCCTAGCCTATAATCTTTTTCGGATGTTTCAGCTAAATATTTTGCCTAAAGAATATAAAAAGCATCAAATAAAGACCATTCGCTGGAAGTTATATAACATCGCAGGCAGGATTGTGTATCATAGCAGGAAGATTTTTCTTAAAGTGAGAAACTACGCCTATTCTATATTTAAAGAGATTCGCCATAAGACATGGATATTTTGCTGTGATAGTTCATAG
- a CDS encoding ArnT family glycosyltransferase, whose amino-acid sequence MTKSFFEQYEKYILFVVILFAIGIRLPYLNCPIQVDEGAYTYMAHFWLKGESLYKTRFFNVLPGLPFLYVIILKFFGESPVAIRVFISFYNALTLVFLYFAAKKLFGIKEAVITASIYAYLSWLPHIRGISGKELFMLLPCVVALYFFLCYDPKKQYHLFLCGVFSALAIFIRQSALPLVGHFALFSFLQTPKKPLKAVVIYLLGVGIPFVFILTYGYFTMGKERFLYQVFTYRIDTNSIFVGPVLYHILRCLYSLGVSGVVFLILAVIVANFYLPSKLPQKMFLFSYFLFSFLGAIIGGNWFFHYYLQLIPIFSLWLGWGTVAIMEKTTLKIKAIYVGLLIIPFIFYLLAVAYTKDHCLGPEEGNAVNKKVVSYITHHTTPEETIYGLFYHNPSIYFLAKRKAGAPYLFRDELLFVPKRLEEIEKYIKDKKIDHLITYDLDYTLSIVRMHCEYDKNNTMNFVKRCFMPNFTPFCQDYPLQITLVRNIFKAIPQQYVKSKILAFPKFKVIIWNRRE is encoded by the coding sequence GTGACAAAAAGCTTCTTTGAACAATATGAAAAATACATTTTGTTTGTTGTCATTCTCTTTGCTATTGGTATTCGCCTTCCTTATTTAAATTGTCCTATTCAAGTAGATGAAGGGGCCTACACTTATATGGCTCATTTCTGGCTCAAAGGAGAGAGTCTTTATAAGACCCGATTTTTTAATGTCCTACCTGGACTTCCCTTTCTTTACGTTATTATCCTCAAATTCTTTGGAGAAAGCCCAGTAGCTATTCGTGTGTTTATTTCTTTTTATAACGCTTTAACCCTGGTTTTTCTATATTTTGCTGCCAAAAAACTTTTTGGGATAAAAGAGGCAGTTATTACAGCCTCTATTTATGCCTACCTCTCTTGGCTACCCCATATTCGAGGAATCAGCGGTAAAGAACTATTCATGCTCTTACCTTGTGTTGTGGCGCTTTATTTTTTTCTTTGTTATGACCCCAAAAAACAATACCATCTCTTTTTGTGTGGTGTTTTTTCGGCATTAGCCATATTTATTAGACAATCAGCCTTACCTTTGGTGGGACATTTTGCCCTTTTCTCATTCTTACAGACCCCTAAAAAACCATTAAAAGCTGTAGTTATCTATTTGCTAGGTGTGGGAATCCCTTTTGTTTTTATATTGACCTATGGATATTTCACCATGGGAAAAGAGCGTTTTTTATACCAGGTTTTTACCTATCGTATTGATACAAATTCTATCTTTGTAGGTCCTGTTTTATACCATATTCTGCGCTGCCTTTATTCTCTGGGTGTTTCTGGAGTTGTCTTTTTAATCTTGGCTGTGATTGTGGCTAATTTTTATTTACCTTCAAAGTTGCCTCAAAAGATGTTTCTTTTTTCTTACTTCCTATTTTCCTTCTTGGGAGCTATTATCGGAGGAAACTGGTTTTTTCACTATTATCTTCAACTTATTCCCATCTTTTCTCTCTGGCTAGGATGGGGTACAGTAGCTATTATGGAAAAAACCACACTCAAAATTAAGGCTATTTATGTTGGCCTGTTAATAATTCCTTTTATCTTCTATCTATTGGCAGTTGCTTACACTAAAGACCACTGTCTTGGCCCTGAGGAAGGAAATGCTGTGAACAAAAAAGTAGTTTCTTATATAACCCATCATACCACCCCTGAAGAAACAATTTATGGTCTTTTCTATCATAATCCAAGCATTTATTTTTTAGCTAAAAGAAAAGCAGGTGCGCCTTATCTCTTCCGAGACGAACTTCTTTTTGTGCCTAAAAGACTTGAAGAAATAGAAAAATACATAAAAGATAAGAAAATAGACCATTTGATTACTTACGATTTGGATTATACATTATCTATCGTTAGGATGCATTGTGAGTATGATAAAAATAATACTATGAACTTCGTCAAAAGATGTTTTATGCCAAATTTTACTCCATTTTGCCAGGACTATCCTCTGCAAATAACCTTAGTTAGGAATATTTTTAAGGCTATTCCGCAGCAATATGTCAAAAGCAAAATTTTGGCCTTTCCTAAATTTAAAGTGATTATCTGGAATAGGAGGGAATAA
- the galU gene encoding UTP--glucose-1-phosphate uridylyltransferase GalU has product MKKIKSIKKAVIPVAGLGTRTLPATKAIPKEMLPVVDKPLIQYIVEEALASGIEEIILVTRQGKDSIENHFDSDYELETLLAQREKGETLATIKNIVDMINIISVRQKHPLGLGHAILCAKSLIFNEPFAVLLPDDLVDSETPCIGQLLEVYQETGSPVIAVERISPEEIWRYGVINPEEERERLYRVKGLIEKPRPEEAPSDLGVIGRYILIPQIFDILEHIPFGRGGELQLTDALHRQTQMNSVYAYEFEGKRYDAGNKLGYLEANVVFGLKHPKLGKAFKKFLKEIIIR; this is encoded by the coding sequence ATGAAAAAAATAAAGTCCATAAAAAAAGCGGTTATTCCGGTAGCTGGTTTGGGCACACGGACCCTTCCTGCTACTAAGGCTATACCTAAAGAAATGCTACCTGTAGTGGACAAACCCCTAATTCAATATATTGTAGAAGAGGCCCTGGCTAGTGGAATTGAAGAAATCATATTAGTTACCCGTCAAGGAAAAGACAGTATAGAAAATCATTTTGATAGTGACTATGAATTAGAAACTCTTTTGGCCCAAAGGGAAAAGGGTGAGACATTAGCCACCATTAAAAATATTGTGGATATGATAAACATTATCTCTGTCCGTCAGAAACACCCTCTGGGGTTGGGACATGCTATTTTATGCGCCAAATCCTTGATATTTAATGAACCTTTTGCTGTGCTCTTGCCCGATGACTTAGTAGATAGCGAAACTCCTTGTATTGGCCAGCTTCTAGAGGTATACCAAGAAACAGGGTCTCCGGTAATAGCAGTAGAGCGAATCTCTCCTGAGGAGATTTGGCGATATGGTGTGATTAATCCTGAAGAAGAAAGAGAACGTCTTTACAGAGTTAAAGGTTTAATAGAAAAACCTAGGCCAGAAGAAGCACCTTCTGATTTGGGAGTGATTGGTCGGTATATATTAATACCTCAAATCTTTGACATTTTAGAACACATTCCTTTTGGACGTGGTGGGGAATTACAGTTAACTGATGCCTTACATAGACAGACCCAAATGAATAGTGTTTATGCTTATGAGTTTGAAGGAAAACGCTATGATGCTGGAAATAAATTGGGTTACTTAGAAGCCAATGTAGTCTTTGGCCTGAAACACCCTAAATTAGGAAAGGCCTTTAAGAAGTTCTTGAAGGAAATAATTATTCGCTAA
- a CDS encoding type II toxin-antitoxin system mRNA interferase toxin, RelE/StbE family: MPKKKLKWTHLAIEDMNNIKRTISEDNPSAAENMIKTIRNKVERLKDFPTSGRVVPEFQSPALREVIVPPYRVVYRVVSSEIHILRVWHSKQEIK; encoded by the coding sequence GTGCCAAAGAAAAAGCTGAAATGGACACACCTTGCCATAGAGGACATGAACAATATCAAAAGAACAATATCTGAGGATAATCCATCTGCCGCTGAAAACATGATCAAGACCATCAGAAACAAGGTAGAACGCCTCAAAGATTTTCCCACATCTGGACGAGTGGTTCCAGAATTTCAAAGTCCAGCCCTGAGAGAAGTCATTGTTCCTCCGTATCGAGTTGTCTATCGTGTAGTTAGTTCAGAGATTCACATCCTCCGCGTCTGGCACAGCAAGCAGGAAATTAAGTAG
- a CDS encoding type II toxin-antitoxin system Phd/YefM family antitoxin gives MQRIKFSEDIKPISDLRAKGAEIINQVKTTKRPILITQRGRGVAVLLEVSEFEKQQEKIAFMEAIVKGMEAAEKGELISHAEAMKKLGL, from the coding sequence ATGCAAAGAATAAAATTTAGTGAAGATATAAAACCCATATCTGACCTAAGAGCAAAAGGGGCGGAGATTATCAATCAAGTCAAGACAACTAAAAGACCCATTCTGATTACTCAAAGAGGCCGTGGTGTGGCTGTGCTTCTGGAGGTATCCGAGTTTGAGAAGCAACAGGAAAAAATTGCCTTTATGGAAGCCATAGTAAAAGGGATGGAAGCTGCTGAAAAAGGGGAATTGATTTCACACGCTGAAGCAATGAAAAAACTGGGGCTTTGA